The Microbacterium sp. SORGH_AS_0862 region CGGCGAACGCGCCGTGCACCAGGACGATGGTGGGTTTGGCCACGAGACAACTCCTTGTTTCTGGGGGTGGATGGTGCGGCCGACGCTACGGCGCCAGGACCGTCCCGTCTTGCTCGCGCGCGAGCAATGCCGTTCGACAAACTCGGCACGCGCGGGCGCGCCGCCGAACATCCCTTAGGCCCGCCGCCTCGTCCTCGCCGCAATCGTCGCCGCACCACTGGTCAGCCCGTCGATCGCTCACGCCGACCCCTACCGGTCTGATCGCGCGTGACGTGCTCGATGAGACGAGCCGCGCGGTCGCGGTCGAAGCAGACGGGCAACTACTTCCTCCGGAACTTCGGCAACACGACGAATGGCATCGGCGACGGCTACCGGTTCGCCACCTCGACGCCGTACCGTGTCGGCGTCGACGGGGTCGGAGATCGCCCGTCAGCTGATCGCCGACGTTCCGCCGTGTCGACTCGCTGTGACGGGCGCGTCGGCCCCGCTCTTGCTGCGCTGATCGCTGTGTTGCTGATCGTGATCGGCGGAATGGTGTGGTTTCTGCGCCGTCCGCGTCGCGGGGCGGTCTGATCACCCTCTGAAACGGCCGGGACCGACACGGCATGCCTTTCGGGGCATATCAGCCCGGCCCTCGCCGTGTGCTGCGGCAGACAGCGGTCTTGAACGTTACGCTGCGGCCAGGGCAACACACGGGGGTATCGAGAGCATGGAGCTGGAAGCTCGCTTGGTGGCGCTGGTGGCCGAGGCGGTCGTGCCTGTGCTCAAGCCGCGCGGCTATCGCAAGAAGCGTCTCACCTGGATGAGGGAGACGCCCGATGCGGCCCACGAGATCGTGCTGCAACGCAGCCACGGCAACGGTGGAGATCATCTGCGCATCTACATCGAGGGAGCGGCGTACGTGCCCGCGTTCGACGAGGCGATCGGCAAGTCGGTGCCGGCCTCGATGACGGCGGGGACCCCGCAGTACCGTCAGCGCTTCGAGAGCATCGCGGACTGGCCGGCGCAGTGGATCGACCTCGAAACGTGGTCTCACGATGCCTTGGTTCCGCAGCTGCGTGAGGCGATGGAGATCCTCGCCGATCATCTCGATGCCATCCGCTCCGCGGACGAGCTTGCAGCGGCGAAGCTGGCGGTGAGCACCGGGCTCGACGTCGACCTGTTCGCCTGGTGGTGCGTGACCGGGAACGAGGCTGAGCGCACCGCGCAGTACCGGCAGGCGTTGGCGACGTTCGGCCAGGAAGAGAGATGGCCCCGCCTTCGCGCGCAGTTCGCGACTGTCGCGAGTCGGCACGGGCTGAGTCTGCCTGACTGACTCGGCGCTCCAGCCGTCCGCGAGGCGATCCTGCGTGGCGGCTGTGGATAACTCCAGCGCGCGGCGGTGGATCGCCTTCAGGATGCTGCGCATGTCACCGTCGTCTGCTCTTCGCGATGCGATGCTCGCCGAGGCAACGCTCGCCGAACGGGTGCGGGCGCGTCTGCGCGCGGACGGGATCGACCCCACGCGGGACCCGGAGGCGGGGGAGCGGTTGGCTCGGGCAGAGGTTCGCCGGCACAACGATGCGGCTCTCGCGCGGGGCGCGGCGACGCTCGACGACGAGGACGCGTCCGTCCGCGGTGTGCTCGCGACCGTCGCCGGTTACGGGCCTCTCCAACCCCTGCTCGACGATCCGGAAATCGAGGAGGTCTGGATCAACGCGCCCGACCGGGTGTTTGTGGCTCGCGAGGGCCGCTCTGAGCGGACCGGCGTGGTGCTCACCGAGGCGCAGGTAAGGGAGCTCGTCGAGCGCATGCTGCACGCGACCGGGCGACGTGTCGATCTGAGTCAGCCGTTCGTCGATGCGTCGCTTCCCGACGGGAGCCGGCTGCACGTCGTCATCGGCGGCATCACCCGCAAGCACTGGGCCGTCAACATCCGCAAGTTCCTGCCGCGCTACCGCCGGCTCGCCCAACTCGTCGCCACCGGCACGCTGTCGCCCCAGGTCGCCGAACGGCTGAGTCGGGCGATGCGCCACGGCGACAGCATCC contains the following coding sequences:
- a CDS encoding DUF4304 domain-containing protein, producing the protein MELEARLVALVAEAVVPVLKPRGYRKKRLTWMRETPDAAHEIVLQRSHGNGGDHLRIYIEGAAYVPAFDEAIGKSVPASMTAGTPQYRQRFESIADWPAQWIDLETWSHDALVPQLREAMEILADHLDAIRSADELAAAKLAVSTGLDVDLFAWWCVTGNEAERTAQYRQALATFGQEERWPRLRAQFATVASRHGLSLPD
- a CDS encoding CpaF family protein, with protein sequence MSPSSALRDAMLAEATLAERVRARLRADGIDPTRDPEAGERLARAEVRRHNDAALARGAATLDDEDASVRGVLATVAGYGPLQPLLDDPEIEEVWINAPDRVFVAREGRSERTGVVLTEAQVRELVERMLHATGRRVDLSQPFVDASLPDGSRLHVVIGGITRKHWAVNIRKFLPRYRRLAQLVATGTLSPQVAERLSRAMRHGDSILVSGATHAGKTTMLAALIAECAPHQRIITVEETFELAVDAHDIVALQGRQPSLEGTGEVTLRRLVKEALRMRPDRLIIGEVRDAEALDLLLALNTGVPGAATIHANSARDALVKLASLPLLAGRNIDRDFVVPAIASSIDLVVHCAQDARGARHVVEVMQTTGEVIDGVVEVVPVYEVTR